The window ttttttaagtgaccagggtcatataactaggaagtgttaagtgtctgagactaaatttgaactcaggtccttctgacttcaggactggtgatctatccactgcaccacctagctactgctttttaaagtattttttaagctcttccaaGCACGTTTTTTGGATTTgtgatcattttatatttttctttgaagctttagaAGTAACTGTTTTGACTTCATCTTCTTCTAaatttgaaccctgatcttcaCTATCACTATCACTAATAGCTGTCTATGGTaaggttctttctcttttgcttatcCATTTTTTGTGGCCTGATTTTTAGGCTGttaactttttattaaagttGAGCTCTAGTCCTGAGATGTAGTGGAAAATGTCTCATGCTTCAGGTTTTTTGTGCTGTTGATTTTTGAACCTTATTTGGGGACCTGACTTAAGGTAATTTTTTCCACTCCTGAGTTGCACCAGGGCCCTAAGCAATTCAGTCACTGCAAATTCACTTATTCCCTATGTTCTTTCCAATAGGTACAAGCTTTAGCTCATCCCGCTGCCCTGGAACTAAATCCAGGGACTTCCCTCTCCTTTGAATTCCAGTAGGGCCTTTATCTCTGTAAGATCACACTCAGCACCATCTGCTTGTTCCTCCTTGCCCACAGCCACAGCCTGAGATTTCAAGTGTCTGGGTACTTGACAGAGCCCCATGGCCAGCACCAGAGGAGGACCTTACAATCCTCCCCTAATCAGTTATCTGACTCACACTGTCCATGGGGTGAAAGTTTGCAGCCCAGCTCAGAAACTGAGACTGCTATGAAACACAACTGCCTCTAGAACTTATTATTTGTTGAGTCAGAGTTATCTGCCTAAAGGTATCTATCTGCACATCAATCAGACCGAACCACCACCCGGGGAGGAcaggtctttttaaaatcttcccaAATTGTCTTAATCTGGACAACTGTTTTACcctgacttttatttatttttgcctctcGAAACTTCCCTTTGATgcattattttaaatcatttgtgGGAAAATTTGGGCGAACCAAATAATTTCCtatcttattctgccatcttcccaagACTCTTCTACCATGAACAAACTTTCAAAAAAGAGATGGAACTAGTAAACAATCAAGGTGTAACAAGgtaatttataatataacaaaattagtCCCCAGAAACTCTTATtaaacaaaagagtgaaaatattgacaaagaagaaaataattcttcacaCATTTACTTCCTACTTTTGACagctctgtttatttcatttttttttgttaatcatGGACAGGTTCTTGATATTTTGgtgatttaaaagattttttttaattttggaagatGTTTTTCTTATCTTGGTGGTTAATCTTTGTCAGATAGAATCTCTGGGAttgttcaaatgaaatatataatttctctctTGCCAATAGCATACTTCTATTTTCAGAGCAGAGTAAGATCTGTTTTATGTTCTCTGTGAGATCAACATCGAGAATTCTGATCCTTGACACTTTTCCCTGATCAACATGAAAATCTCTTTGTAGTAGCAATTTACAATACATTAACAGTGCAATTATTCTTGCTTAATCTAacttttaacttcttttctttgctagaagaaatttaaattcattatatgaatgtatatgtgttttGCTAACTGTCTGATTAAAGATCACAAAGAAACTTTGATTTTGCATCTCAGATTAGCAGATGGTGGACAGATggtttaaattaatattaattttttaaaacataacttAAATTGTTTACACTGCAGATTCAAAGTTGGAAAGCCAGCTAACATCTTCAGGGTTATTAACACTCTAAAATCTACTTGTAAAAAGAAGCCAATGAAAATCTTGCATCTCTAAAGAGAAATTGATCAAAACTCAGTGAGAAAGATGGTGggcaaaacaaaattctttactgctaaaataattttaaataggacagagaaaaaaaatccttaggatTTTCCTTAGGATCCTTAGGACTCAGTCTTAAAAGTTTTATACAACAGACCTttgagaggggagagagaatagGTGATAGAGTGTTAAAATTCAAATAGAACAGATGAAGTAGTAGATTTAAAGGTTCTGGGTTCCAATTTTGCCTCTAACATACTAAAGCAATGTTACTGTGGACCAGTAACAATTCTCTAAGTTTCAAAAAACACTCTAAAAGTCTGTTTATAAACCTTAAGATTCAAACAAAtacataatttgaaaataatttattattaaattttcattattacaTCTGCCTTAagttttgattgttttaaaaatatgtaaatttttaaaattaatcttttcctatttttctccaaaaaatgagaagattatgTTACAGAATAATCCAGAAATTGAGTAGCTAAAAGCATAGGATTTGAGAgttagaaggaattttaaaagtcacATTATATATTCACCGAATATCTCTTCATTGATATCAGTATTCCTACATTCCTGTGAGGTCAACTATATCTTTGTTTACTTCAACTGAGAAAGAACTCAATCAACTTATCTCATTTAGAAATAGCTGATTATATACTGAACTATCTGGatgtgaattaattaattaaagaaaaacatattctCCAAGAACTGTATGTTACCAGATTTGAATTTCATTCATAAATTACCTTAATTCAATTATATTTGAATTGCATTTGTAACAAGTACACCttggtccaatttttttttcaggacaagACCTGTTACATCTTCTCTACATTATGGAGCCAACATGGCAGATTAGATAGAAATTCGGTAGAACTCTCCCAACATTACAACTtgaaaataatcccttaaaaattttaagtgtcAGAGTCAACAAAAGGTCAGAGTGAAATATTCTTCCAGCCTAAGTCAACTAAAGAGTTCATAAATACCAAGACAGGTGCCAGCATAGAATACACTGAGCAGTAGCCTAAGTGGTGTAGCCAtcttaaatttaaattccttaaaaaagcagaatagaaaatgaaacatgcaaaaaaatgaaaaaaataattccttaaaaagtggAATTGGTCAAAttactcactgaagaaaataattgggcaagtagaagccaatgatttcatgaaatatcaagaaacaatcaaacaaaatcaaaagaatgaaaaaatagaagaaaatatgaattatctcataagaaaaaccaCTCACTTGGAAAATAGTTTaaagagagatcatttaagaattatggGCTACCAAAAAGACATCATTAAAAAAGGAccttagacatcatatttcaagaaattatcaggaaaAACTCCCTCAATATCTTACATCTGGAGgataaaataggtattgaaagaatccaccaatcctTAAAGATATCCCAacatgaaaactctcaggaatattatagctaaattccagaactctcaggtCAAAAAGAAGCCTTTCAAACACCATGAATTTGCAATCATGATCACACAAGTTTTAGCAGTTTCCATGTTAAAGTaggagagaacttggaatataatattatcAATGGCAAAAGAGTTAtgtttacaaccaagaataacttaacAGAAAAATTGAGCACAAACCTTCAGTGGGGGAAATggctatttaatgaaatataggaTTTTCAGACATTCctattgaaaagaccagagctaaacagaaaattctaCATTAACAGAAGactcaagaaaagtataaaaaggtaaacatgaaagaataatCTAAAGCACTTGATGAAGTTAATTGTTTATATTCACTGCTAAAAACTTTATCATTGTTAAGGTACTTAGAATGTACCTATATAGACAGAAGGCAGGTGTGTGAGCTGAATATGTTGggatgatcttttaaaaaaataaaatattgaagaatgaatagggagaagggagaagtagaatggggaaacttctcacataaaagagtgaaaagaataGTTTTTAGAGTGAAGGGGGAAAAGATAGGGCTGGTAATTAATatttgaacctcactctcattgGAGCTtattcaaagaaggaagaatatactTAACactcatatatacatgcacacatacataaaagcatacacacacacacacacacacacacacacatatatatatatgcatatatatatatatatatatatatatatatagagagagagagagagagagagagacagacagagacacacagagagagacagagagagaggcagagagacagagagatagagagagaagaataaacagaagaaaataggatagagggaggTACACAGtagtgaatgtgaatgggatgagctcacccatcaaatagaaatacaaaatggaatggattaaaaagcaaaatccaaaaatatgttgCTTCCAAGAGACACAATCAAAATACAAGAACATGTCCATAATTGAAATATTGGACTAGAGATAATaattttacttcaactgaaggaAAAAAGGCAAGACATAGCAATCATGATCCTacacaaagcaaaagcaaagacagatttaattaaaagagataatttcagaaactATGCTTGTTAAAAGGCACTATAGAaagtgaagaaatatttttaaattatagtaattttctcagtaaagacatcatttctcaaataaattaaGAACTAAGTCAACTTTATAAAGTAAAGGATATTGActaattgctaaatggtcaaaggatatgaagagaaaaaaataatcacagctatctatagtcatatgagaaaatgctctaaatcacccaatagaaaaatgcaaattaaaacaactcctaACAAGCCACCTCATACCCATTAAAAATAACATGTTCTAGAagggatgagagaaaagaaatacacaaataaattattggtgaagttgagaactggtccaaccattttggagaataattagCGACTATTTGGCTATCAAACTAtgaataccctttgacttagcaatactaCTACAAGATCTTCACCTCAAAGatatggaaggaaaaggaaaggcacttatatataaacataaatatttatagccactctttttgttgtggcaaagaattggaaatttaggggatgctCATAATTTAGGAATTGGATGAATGAGTTGTAgcatataattatgatggaatgctattaaatcataagaaatgatgagggcatggttttagaaaaaaacaacaacgtGGTaaaacatatgaactgatgcaaaatgaagtgagaactGGAAGATCATTGTGTCCAATAACAACAGTGTTGTAATAATGCTCAAATTAaaacttgtcttaatttgcagtctgcaatgatccaagacaatttcaattgTCTtgcacttttttttaatgtattcacttccagagaaagaactgatgaattgaGTGAAGTATAATATTctcatcatctttatttttgattccttctttctatattttctcttcctttctttcttcctctcctttctctctttcttccttctttccttccttttttctttttttattatatggctaatatggaaatatgttttatgtgatttcacatatataatggaTATCACTTTGCTTACCTTCACAGTGACTATAAgtagggtgggagggaaggagatattttggaactcaattttaaaagaactgttaaaaataaatgaagaataatttttaaaagaatccttACAGTGGTGCccctctttttattatattggataATATATCTCTGAATAAAAAAAGTGTCAAAATAAGtcctatttttgtatttttgcacTAATAGTTATGTTTaaccaaacattattttgagaagtcaTTTGACAGGGAGAAGTAACATGCCTCGATGGAAAAGACATCATACTAGGAATCAGAAAAACTAGTTTCTACTTCTTACTGTTTTTATGACCTTGGGTAATTCCTCTAACCTCACTTAAAGGAttaaattgtaaagtgtttagcaaatatctatgtgctatataaattcaagcttttattattaaaattgttgctgttttatattttaaaacagttcTACAATTGTGAAACTAACTTCTAGAACAAATAACTCATTTTAATAGTGCAAATCTGAAGTTTTTCTGCACTTTATATTTGAGAATTGTGTGGAACAGAAAGTGGatgatttactcaggatcacatggCCAACATGTATCAGAGGTAAAGTTTGAATCAAGGTGTTCCTGAGTTTGAGATCTACTAGCACCCTTTTTACAATTCACTGTATTGCTTTCTCagcaaattaattaaaattaataaagagaAGTGTAAGGGGAAAGGGCTAATCATAGAGGAAAAATGGTACAAGATTATTTAACATAACAATTTTTTTGATCCATGATCAAACTGTTATATtaaatcattctttctctttctatttggtTATAGGATATTTTccatatataatttgaaaagtttaaaatttattattaagaaattcatgatttcatttttatggtactaaattctttctaattccaataaaaattaatctaaaatttCAAGATTCTTTTAATATAGTTCTGTTGTTGTCTCCAAGTGTTCTcatgaaattatctatttctttcttttaggaaACTACTTTACTTTTGTACTGGATCCATTTCAATACCCACTGGtgttaaaaaatcacaaaaattttacttttgaaaattttaaagatgaatttataaaaaaaattttcctgatcTCAATAAAACCACAcatgaagaaagaatttaaggactcccaaaaatatatgcaaagcaaactTTTAGATTTGTCTTATACTCTAATGCAGAATATGAAGCATATTATGAAAGAGCGATTTTTACAAGCCAAAAATTGGGAAACAAGTCAATTGTACAAGTTTTGTATATCATTAATATTTGAAGTCACATATATAGGCTTCTATGGAAAGGATCCTGGCACGAATTCAGGTGAAGTTATCTGTGAATTACTAAATAACTTTGTCAAATTTGATAATGAATTCCTGAAACTTTTGTTACCACTACCTACCTTGTCACTGAGAACTCTCAAGAATGTTCGGGAAAAGTTAATACAAAATTTTTTATCAGAGCACATCTCAAACATGCAGGAAACATCAGAAATTATCAAAGCTAGAAAAATCCTTCTTGATAAATTTACAGACCTTCAGGATCATGAAAAAGCAGGTAAGAAACTTGTGAGTGATTACttgtctaaaataaaataatttactataGACCtttgaaattaaaagacaaaatggcGACCTTGAAATTTTTTATGCTCTTTCTAATTGGCTAATGATAAAATGTTTCACTCTGAAACAACCGTCTatgataattgattttttttttttttttttttttttttgctgaggtggTAAAACAAGATACTTAACGGTGATAATGAGAAAGATTATAACTGAGCAGCATTTACTCCCTttacccttttctttcccttccccccccccaacattacattttaaactaTTCTCATTAAGCAGAAAATTAGACTTCAGAAGCCTATTGGTCCTCATTAGCATTCACTGATCCTTGGCTGGGTCTGTGTCCTAACATCTTTTAATTAGCACACTGCAAATCTAATCAGTGTAATAAACGCTATTAATCTtccttttcacttattttctccCAGCACATCATTTTGCCTTTCTGTGGGCCTCTGTGGCAAACACAATTCCAGTTACATTCTGGACAGTGTATTATCTTCTGCAGCACCCAGAAGCTGTTGCAGTGTTGCGTGATGAAATTGACCATTTGCTACAGTCAACAGGTCAAAAGAAAGAACCTGATTTTAACATCCAGTTCACCAGAGAACAATTGGACAGCTTGGTCTAcctaggtaatttatatttatctgttaTGAAGAGAAAAAGGTATCTCTCTCCAAACTCTGTTTATCACTCATTTCTGTTTACTGAGAGGTGGAGGACACAGCTGCTTAATTGACATAATAACACCCATTTACATCAATTATGAATTATGTAGTTTATAGCTGTAGATACTCTCATTGCATGTAAACATTAAGGCCTAGGTAATTAACTATGCAAGGTATGCAAAAAAGCTAAATTGGAGCTTTGCAATTATTTGAGAAAAGTTTATGCCTATTAAGTTGTTTGATTCTGAGCATCTGGTAGAGCATTAATACATTCCAAATAGCATTAAACTTTATTGATAagatgtacacatacacacacacacacatatatacacatatatttgtattttagaaGATCAAATTGTATATgaaattcatttcttattttctaacGTCTTACTGGTACTTTTAGTCTTAAAGTGATATGTTCTCTGTAGAAATTATAATTCCTAAGGATTTATTTTAAAGACATACTATCCAATGGAaattcatgatctgaaaaaattcaatataattcaacAGTAATACTAAAACACAAATGAAATAGTTGATTGGAGAGATATGTGTGGCTATTTGTTTGAAATTATAGCTTAAAGTGATAATGATTATATAGTTATGTCCATCCCTTCATAAGCTTATTTTAAAGTGGTATGAGCTTttcatctcaatttttttctggaaaaaagatATATCTATTAGAAGATGAAAAGGTAGAAATGAAAGACATTTCAGAGAGCTTTGAGTCTGGGCCATCCATACCTAAGCAAAAACCCCTCTATAGCTAGGAAGGGAAACTCCAtttgtttggaatttttttccttatatgcaGTAGGGATAACCATTTTACTAATTCACTCCTTCTCATGAACCCATTCCTAGtatataaaaagaagaggaaaaatgattgTCCTTCATGTCTTCCCTACTGAAATTGTGTGATAAAGTAATAGCTTCTAAGTTAAAATATTCTAGCTTTCTTTTGTCATCCAAATTAGAATAAAACTTGAGATCAGTTATTAACTCAGTTATTAAAAGACTCAGTTATTAAAACTGAGAGGGTTTAAATAACCACTAAAAAGGCCAAAAGTAGAAATGCTATTAGTGGTTCTTTAACCTTTATTCACTTTGGAGAGTGAAGATATTATTTGATAACCATTTAATAGAActaagaaaatcaaatgaggtacTTGCTGGTTATGATTCTTTTGCTATCCCATGAATGACATTGaccaagtaatttaacctcaataaattaatttaattagagtctatttttctatttctagaacATGGTAATATTTATAACACTCCACATTCATTCAATAATATTATTTACTGAGTTTCTATAGCATACAAGGCTtggagagagataaaaaagatttatttttaaaatgggtccTGCCTCAAGGTGCTTACCATCAAGTAGGGGAAATAAGTCACATATAGAATTACAGATAGTAGTATGTCATATGTGACTAGTAcctaaggaaattaaaatgactcTCTCTGAAGAGATAAAAAAGGCTGTATTCTGATGAATTTAGCAAACTTTTACTAGGTTTGTGTACTTGTATatagtaatttttatattttctcttccatcagactgagttccttgagaacaagtaGCTCCtttgtgcttttttaaaatatccccTTGCTTAGCAAGATTAGGTATTTGATAAAGGATTGCTATTGTTGACTTTCCTTGGTACCCAGATTTTTAAGGGTCTTCATAGTTCAAACTAAGGAACTTCTAATTTTATCATATAGGCAATGCGGGGAGTCAATGAAAGTCTCTGAGTTCATGTCTTTGAAAAATTCTTTTAGCTTCTCTATAAAGTATGAATTagagaaaagacagaataaaaCAACTATTCTATTATTGACAGgtttagaagggaaaataaattctgttttgaaaataCTTAGTATAGAATACTATGGAACATATAGAAATCATGATCTAGCAATCTAGCAATCAAGGAGTTGATGGTTAATAGTTTGAGCTCATAAAaagaggttgttgtttgtttgtcatttcagtcatgttcaattcttgatgactccatttgagatttttttaaaataaagatactggaatgatttgctatttccttttccagctcatttcatagattGGTTAATGAGAGtgagaaatgagaagagataATGTAATTTAATGGATTATTTAACTTTGGTAAAAATGGCTTCATTTGAAGTAGGGATTTGAAAGTCAGTGAGCAACAGATTAGACAATGAGTAGGGTGGTGAAGAAGTTGGTGTAGCAAGTCTAAACAAGCCTGTTTGCTAATATAActtgaaagaaaagaagtaagcAATGTTAATTTGAGGGGATGGCAGAGTCTTATGGAGGTGCCATGGAGGGAGAGACATCCAAAGTAAAATTTAAAGGATATGGAGAATCCTCAGAAGTAGACTAGGGAATGAAATATTCCAGAAACTTTTAGCAAATCAGTGATAACAGAAACATATTCATATGTATTTAAATAGTCCAGTTGAGCCAGAGAATATATGGAGAGGAGTAATAGAAGATTAGATTAGAAAAATAGGTTATATCCAAATTGTTGAGGCCAGAATACTAACTTAATACATATAAGCTTTATTTGACAGGTGTTACAGAATcattaaaggatttttaaaaggcaCTTGATGTCAGATGATCAGAATTCTTCATTGGGAAGATTAATTTAGTTATGGTATGAATAGCAtaatggcatagtagatagaaagctGATTTTTAAGTTAGGAAGAGTTGGCTGTACCTCCTTCCCCAGGCACATACTGACTGTACATTTTCTTCACAGAGAAGTTCTTcatcaaagaaatcatagaaaagaCCATAAGACCATAAGAAAtggagaaagtaagaaagaggTTTAGagagtaaaaaagctattgaaatagGTCAATTAAG of the Sarcophilus harrisii chromosome 1, mSarHar1.11, whole genome shotgun sequence genome contains:
- the LOC100920521 gene encoding cytochrome P450 7B1, which encodes MGSSWLQWLLKYLLCLPGLAFATVLLLLALGIRGRRRRRPGEPPLINGYIPFFGVLFQIKNNPYKSIQDYQKKYGNIFTLKINGNYFTFVLDPFQYPLVLKNHKNFTFENFKDEFIKKIFLISIKPHMKKEFKDSQKYMQSKLLDLSYTLMQNMKHIMKERFLQAKNWETSQLYKFCISLIFEVTYIGFYGKDPGTNSGEVICELLNNFVKFDNEFLKLLLPLPTLSLRTLKNVREKLIQNFLSEHISNMQETSEIIKARKILLDKFTDLQDHEKAAHHFAFLWASVANTIPVTFWTVYYLLQHPEAVAVLRDEIDHLLQSTGQKKEPDFNIQFTREQLDSLVYLESIINESFRMTSISSNVRYSEEDITLNLGNEDVNLRKGDIIIIYPPFLHYDPEIFEQPEKFKFDRFVEDGKKKTTFFKRGKEVPYFLLPFGSGISKCPGRFLAMLEMKQFLILLFMYFDLELIEFKPLEFNNSRILFGIQCPESDISFRYKLRC